One Deinococcus ruber DNA window includes the following coding sequences:
- the rpsJ gene encoding 30S ribosomal protein S10 produces MVAPKIRIKLRGFDHKALDTSASKIVDTVRRTGADVSGPVPLPTRIRRFCVLRSPFVNKDSREHFEIRTHNRLVDIMNPTKKTIDSLMTLDLPTGVDIEIKTVGGRA; encoded by the coding sequence ATGGTCGCGCCCAAGATTCGTATCAAGCTGCGCGGTTTTGACCACAAGGCGCTGGACACTTCGGCCAGCAAGATTGTGGACACCGTGCGGCGTACCGGCGCGGACGTGAGTGGCCCGGTGCCGCTCCCGACCCGCATCCGGCGCTTCTGCGTGCTTCGCAGCCCGTTCGTCAACAAGGACAGCCGCGAGCACTTCGAGATTCGCACCCATAACCGTCTGGTGGACATCATGAACCCCACCAAGAAGACCATCGACAGCCTCATGACCCTCGACCTGCCGACCGGCGTGGACATCGAGATCAAGACGGTGGGAGGCCGGGCATGA
- the rplC gene encoding 50S ribosomal protein L3 gives MKGILGTKIGMTQIWKGDKAIPVTVVLAGPCPVVQRKTAITDGYDAVQVGFSPKVEKRINKPLMGHLKKAGVSGVRYLREFRNFKVEGDSINVDIFSEGEIIDATGTSKGRGHQGVMRRWNFKGGPASHGAKKWHRRPGSIGQRKTPGRVYKGKRMSGHWGVDRVTIQNLEVIEVRASENLILIKGAIPGMTGGLVVLRQAVKGKGAK, from the coding sequence ATGAAGGGCATCCTAGGCACCAAGATCGGCATGACCCAGATCTGGAAGGGCGACAAGGCCATTCCGGTGACGGTCGTGCTGGCTGGCCCCTGCCCGGTGGTTCAGCGCAAGACGGCCATCACCGACGGCTACGACGCCGTGCAGGTGGGCTTCTCCCCCAAGGTCGAGAAGCGCATCAACAAGCCCCTGATGGGCCACCTGAAGAAGGCGGGCGTCAGCGGCGTGCGGTATCTGCGCGAGTTCCGCAACTTCAAGGTCGAAGGCGACAGCATCAACGTCGACATCTTCTCTGAAGGCGAAATCATCGACGCCACCGGCACCAGCAAGGGCCGTGGTCACCAGGGCGTTATGCGCCGCTGGAACTTCAAAGGCGGCCCGGCGTCGCACGGTGCGAAGAAGTGGCACCGTCGTCCCGGCTCCATCGGCCAGCGCAAGACGCCAGGCCGCGTGTACAAGGGCAAGCGCATGTCCGGTCACTGGGGCGTTGACCGCGTCACCATCCAGAACCTGGAAGTGATCGAAGTGCGGGCGAGCGAGAACCTGATCCTGATCAAGGGAGCCATCCCCGGTATGACCGGTGGACTGGTGGTTCTGCGCCAGGCCGTGAAGGGCAAGGGAGCGAAGTAA
- the rplD gene encoding 50S ribosomal protein L4 gives MAQINVVGANARTIELDLPKANKHILHEVVTWQLAKRRQGSASTKTRAEVSRGGKKMYSQKGTGNARHGNRAAPTFVGGGVAFGPKPRNYAYTLPKKVRRLGMAMALSDRHSSGDLIAVDSFTVNGAALDGKTKSFLSWATQNGLDGSKRVFLVTDDVNVRQGARNLPWVTALPVAGLNVYDILRHDQLVIDAVVLEAAKEDTSVEAAQ, from the coding sequence ATGGCTCAGATTAACGTGGTGGGCGCAAATGCCCGCACCATCGAACTGGATCTGCCGAAGGCGAACAAGCACATCCTGCACGAAGTGGTGACCTGGCAGCTCGCCAAGCGTCGTCAGGGCAGCGCCAGCACCAAGACCCGCGCCGAAGTGTCGCGCGGCGGCAAGAAGATGTACAGCCAGAAAGGCACCGGTAACGCCCGTCACGGCAACCGTGCAGCTCCTACCTTCGTGGGCGGCGGCGTCGCCTTCGGCCCCAAGCCCCGCAACTACGCCTACACCCTGCCCAAGAAGGTTCGCCGTCTGGGTATGGCAATGGCGCTGAGCGACCGTCACAGCAGCGGCGACCTGATCGCGGTGGATAGCTTCACCGTGAACGGCGCGGCGCTGGACGGCAAGACCAAGAGCTTCCTGAGCTGGGCCACGCAGAATGGCCTGGACGGCAGCAAGCGCGTGTTCCTCGTGACCGACGATGTGAATGTTCGCCAGGGCGCACGCAATCTGCCCTGGGTCACGGCGCTGCCGGTCGCGGGCCTGAATGTCTATGACATCCTGCGCCACGACCAACTGGTGATCGACGCTGTTGTGCTGGAAGCCGCCAAGGAAGATACGAGCGTGGAGGCCGCACAGTGA